The stretch of DNA TGCCAATGTGCAAGCAGAATCAAAACACCACAAATAATAATCTCTAGGTCCTTGTACCTGTATCCTACCAGAACTGCAAAGAAAGCGTAACTTGAAAAATAGCAAGCCAGTTTGGGATCCCACCTGCACCTGTGGGAGCCCACGTTAACAACGTGTTCTTGagtctctgtcctggtttcagcagggttAGAGTTAATCTCCCGCTGACATTGAAATTTAGTTCACTGTACAAGGTGACCCCTCTTCGTCTTGATGCTGAAGATGCCTTTCTATGCTGAGGGGTGGTAGCCCACTGACTTTGCAGTTTGTGACATTTTAGCAGATTCTAGAACTTATTTGGAAGCACGTAAACAGAAAGTTTTATGTTAAATATTGGTCTCtggtttagtttttattttttttactggtgGTGGTCTCTTGAAAATTTTGATTAGACCCAAGAGAAAGATAGCTTCAATGCTCACAAACCATTGGGCACATCGATATTTCAACAGAACTTGGTGCAAACACTTACTGACAATAGGTGAGTGTGACTGGGCTACTTAACTTCTTACTCATAAAGGTATAGTTATTTTTGTGTCACATACACAGGTAACCTTCACAAATAAGCTCGCTACAGAGAATCTGCCATTTAATTTGCTAACGCTGCTGTAATTAAATGTCACTCAACCAGCAAGCTGTTGAGCACAGATTTCCATTATTGATATCAGCAGGAGAAACATTCATTACTTTGCTACACAAAGAcattcagatttatttgaaaGGCTTATCGGCTGTGGACTTTTTACAATTTCTCCAGTGAAGAACATGCAGAACCCCTTCAATTAAAAACTACTTGATCTTCAATTATTGATAGGGGGAATGAATTGTGAGGCATATGCAAATCATAGATTTTGATCAGACCCTCAATTAGTCAACAGATTTCAGGACAGTCCATGTACTGAACCCAGGCTTAAaaagtatttgcatttctttgctaGTTATGGGAGGTAAGGCAGTAGCAgtgttcttcattttcattttgaaatgtgatAGAAATAAACACAGTATTAATTCCTTAATAAGACATATTAGTTCCCCAAATTGGAGTTGGagccctcctctttttccctttgtttcattTGCCTCCATTTATTTTCCATCTAGGGGGATTTTAGGGAGCCCTTTAATTGGCTTTCTTCTTAATAAAGCCAACCTGGAAGTGGCAGTAGACATAGGCCAATGCTTAGGAGACCTTTCTattggaaattttaaaatgctttaatttggTTTTATCTGTCAGTCATGCCAGGTATAATCTGAGCCCTACCCAGCCTCAGTTCAGATTCTGGAAGGGTCTCATTTCTACAGCTATTTTCAAATGgacaaatatgtaaaaaatgaGTTGGGAATATTTTTGATACACGATACCAGTGTCATCTCTGGGACAGTTTCCTTTTTCCAGGAATTTATTTGCTCTTGATTTTGGAATTTTGTGTTTAGAGGCAGATTGCACCTGTTGATCATTTGAGACAGAGAATTGATAAGGATGTTCCCATGTAATtaaggcaggaggggaaaaaaaaataatcagaagctACCCCATTTTGATGAACACATGGCATCTTGGTTGAGATTACTTAATGGGTCTTTGCACACTTAAGTGACAAACTAGTGTCATAGAAGATACCATGACCAGTTGTGGTTCACAGACAGGCTATCTTCACAGGAAAATCAAGGAACGATCTGGAAATGGCCACATCTTTAAGGCTCTCCTTATGTGTTGAGACTAGCATGCAGGGAGGAAAATTACACTTGCAGCAGAGTTTAACACTTAGTACAAGCAGGATTGCTCAGATAAGTGATGCTAGCAGCACATGGCTTAAGAGACCATCCCATTGCTAGCAAATGCAATTGGAACCCCTCTAAGCACCTAAAGGCCAGGCAGCAGAATTCAATAGATTCCTCTTTACTCTAGAAAGCATGGGATAGGGCTCTTAAGTGTTTGTTTAAGCTAGCTCAAGTATTTGTGTTGTGTTACAGGAAATTTGTTCATCATATCCAATACAAACTCATTTTCTAAATGAGGACACTAAGGAAAAACTCAAGCAACTTTTCAACCCATGCAACTGTGTTCCTGTTCAGGACAGAGCATCAAACTTCAGGGAAACATTTGAGTTGGAAAAAAAGTCACCAGACAAGTCATGTTTTCACTATTGACCTTTATTGAGCAAGAACTGCTGTGACTGTTTTACATCAAACAACAAAAGGTTGCGTACTGTGCATGTCAACTAGGTTCTCCCATGAGCAAAAGTCCACCCTAATTGCACCAGTGAGGTAAACATAATTATTTataagtagcttttttttttaaggctaggAGAGTTCTGGTTCTCATGAATATTCTAgtactgttttctgtttggttttggctCAGTTGGTTCTTTGCATAATACATCTTAAGTCATTCCTCAGATATGTCCCTCCAACAGCTCAGGAAATTCAAAAGCTTCCTTTGCACATTTCGTCTCATgcattattattagtatttttttttttttttttttagatccccAAGCTCTGTGGAGGGAGTACATCTTGAGCCTGCAtgcattccccccccctcccctatattgcacaaaaaagtaaaatactgtgTGTCTGGAGCCTCCATGAGAGAACCCGTTCTGCTTTGAAGCCGTCACTCACATGCATTTTGCAGCTGTCATATGGCTTAACCTTTTGCACCAACCCAAgctctttaatttattttaatttagctaTGATTTATTTTATTCGGTCTCTTTAATCTCTTTTACTACGGCATGTGAAGTAACTTTCTCCACTTTCTTGGTGGACACTAATTTCTCCTCAAAGCTTTCTTCATGTTCCTCTACCTTCTGAGTAACTGTCACCGACTTCGTGATATACGTGGTTGTACTGTCCCCACCTTCACCAgtgattttctctgcttttttggtTACTACAATTTTCTCACCCTTCTCATCAATTGGGCTTACATCTAGGCCATTGGTGACAACTCCCTTGtcttcctcctcaacctcctTCTCTTTGGATTCTgcctcttgctttttctcctccacctcaCCATTCACTGCAATGTCTTCTTTCCTGGACTCCTTCTCTACCTCTGCACTAATTTTTGTTACCTTTGTGACAGTGATGGTCTCCTCCACCACAGCCTTTTCATCTTTGACCGGGGAGGCCGGCTTTTCTGGAGAATGGGGCTTCTCCGGGGTCGCCGGCTTTTCTGGAGAACGGGGCTTCTCCGGGGTCGCCGGCTTTTCTGGAGAACGGGGCTTCTCCGGGGTCGCCGGCTTTTCTGGAGAACGGGGCTTCTCCGGGGTCGCCGTTTTCTCTGGGGTTGCAGGCTTTTCTGGCGTCACAGGCTTCTCTGGGGTTGCTGCCTTGTCTGGAGAGGTTACCTTTGGTGTTGCTGGCTTCTCCGGAgatgctgctttctcttcctccttggcTGGTTTCTCACcacctttttccaccttctgttcttttcctgcttctgcagctgtttctttctGGACAGCCTTGGCCGGCTCCGTTACAGGGGATTTAGGGGGAGATTTAGGGGGTGACTTCGAAGGAGGTGTTTTGACCTTCTCTACCTTTGCTGCTACCTCTTCAGCTTTGCCCTTGGCCTCagcttcttccccctcttcctcagcctcctccccttcttccttttcctctatttcttctttttcagaacCTCCTTCTTCTGCTGCGTCAGATTTtgcagcttcttcctcctctgcttcctcttcctccttctcttcttcctcaggTGCAGCTGCTTGTTCTGCAGCAGCCTTCTCAGAAACAATTTCTTCCTCTACAGCagcttcttctgctttttcttcctcctgttcttcttgctGGGCCTTGGCTGCCATTTCTTCTGCAATAGCTGCTAGGGCATCTTCCATTTCAGACTTTTCATCCTCTACCTTTGTCTCTTCAATGATTTCTTCTACAAACTTGTGCTGGACCTTCAGCTTTGGTGgttcaatttttgttttctgaattttagtGGATGCTATTGTGACAGATGGTTGCCTGTGTGTGAATATGGGTCCAGTAATGCTTCCAGAGAAGGCACTGAATCTTGTCTCTTCACCCTCCAGTAGCTTCCTAAGGGAatcaggaggagggaaaaaaatgagcataGAAACCCAATGTAAGGGACAGCTATTAGAATATTTCCCTGTCAGCAGGATGAAACCAGTTTGTATGTGGAATATGCTAGAGCTGATCAGCATAATCCATCTCTCTCAGCCCCAGTTCGGCTTTCCTTGAATCAGCTCTTTTGCAAAATTCATATTCAGCAAACAGCTTTTAGCTTGGTTTGCAAGTGGCAAGTGTAACACCTTCAGCTGCTCAGTTGAAATTCATCCTTAATGTCAGAGACTTCATTATGGCAGAACAATTAACTTCACAGGATGCATTATGACTTAGGCAAACTGAGAATTTGACACAGCCAACAGACCCAAATCAAATATTGTGGCTGAGACATTCAAAGCCAATTAGAGCATATGTCCTAGTTCAATAGTTTGGGCATCCACCTTTCTTGTGCTGCTATGAAAACTGAAGAGACTTTTGTTCAGCCAACTTTGGCAGCAAACAGCTATAGACCCCTAGGGTATCTGTGTGTTTGTCTGAACAACCTCAGGAATTTAAGCAGATCTGGagatgggttttttgtttttacttttcttatattcaaatgcatgtttttccTCTAAGCCTGTGACCCAGAAAAATCAGCAGTTCTCTGATGAGAGTTGTAAAGTGATGCAAAGGAGACTAAAAAAAACCTGCCAGGTGATGGCAATAGCAAGCAGTGTTCCTGCTCCAGATTAGAGTGGTTGCCTTTAAAGGAAAGTtgggcaagaaaagcaaaagtgtttGTGACAAGCAGATTAGCACTCCCTGCTTGAAACCATGATCAAGCAAGTGCACTGTCTCTCAAGCGATAAAAGGGAATTCAAGTGACAAGCACCGCTTGCTTGGCATATGCAAAGCAAAGtaaacaggaattaaaaataaacttgccTTTTACTGCATCTTCTGCTTTTGTAAACAAGGGCAGAATGCGGCACCAGGGTGCTTCTGCACTGAGTCATGCTATCCTGTGCCCACTGAGCTCACTGGGAGCTTTGCCACTGATTACCAGAGAGCTGGTCCCTAATGTACTCCGGGTTCTTACTGCAAACGCTCCATGGTCTGTGTAGATTTTGAAACGGTTGTAATGATTTAGTCAAGCACTAATTTTACTTGTGTTCACTGCATGCAGGTATTTCTTATCTGTGGTAGAGCTGCCCAAGCCAGCAACATCTGCAGTGCTATTAGTATTCCAGACATGTCCGCAATGATCCCACTGTACCTGTATGCAGCAATTTCAATATCCAGGGCCATCTTGACATTGAGGAGGTCCTGGTATTCCCTCAAGTGACGTGCCATTTCCCACTTCGTTCCTCTCAGCTCGTTTTCCAGCTGATGAATCGTGTCCTGCAACAGAGACGCAGAAAACCTCTGTGACACAGACACACGCTGCACGCAGAGACAGAGCAGAAAAAGTTCTCAAAAGGGACTTTCAGAAACTCTTTGCCCTGGGAGGCAGTGCCAGGATCCAAGCGGGACCCTCCCGGCTCCCACCGCCCTCCCCAacatctcttccccccccaacccaccccGCCCTTGGGggcccagccccgcagccagcgcctccggcccccccccccctgcgCGCACCCCGGCATCCCTCGCTGCGGAGCTGATACCCGggcaccgcccccgcccccccgcccgggctcggcgcggcccggGACGCCTCCCCGCTACCTGGTAGGTGCTGAGGTCGTTGTTGTGGCGCTCCTCGATGTCGCTGAGCTGCCGCTCCAGCGACTCCTTGGTGCCGCGCACCGACTCCAGCTCGATGCTCTTGGACTGCAGCTGCCGGCGGTACTCGGCGATCTCCTCCTTGGCGGAGCGGATGGCCTCCTTGTTCTGCTCGGCCGCCTCCGTCAGCTTGGCGTAGCGGCACTTGAACCACTCCTCGGCCTGGTGCATGTTGTGGTCGGACTGGCACTCCAGCTGGGCGCGGATCTCCTTCAGCGCCGTGGTGAGGTCGGTCTTCAGGTAGTCCTTCCTCTCCACGGTGGCGTGGGACGCCTGGAGCTGCGCCAGCAGCTCGGCCACCTCCTCCTCGTGGTTGCCCCGCAGGAAGGCCACCTCGTCCTGCAGCGACTGCACCTTCTTGTCCAGCTCCGCCCGCATCAGCGAGGCCTCCTCCATCTCCTTGCGCAGGGCGCGGATGGTGGCCTCCGTCTCGTCGCGCAGCCGCGCCTCATCCTCGAAGCGCTCCCGCAGGCGCTGGATGTCCTCCTCGATGTGCTCCGAGTCCAGCTGGATCTGCGCCTTCTCGTGGCTCACCTGCTCCAGGGCGCCGCGCAGCTCCCGCAGCTCCTGCTCGTAGGCGTCGCTCAGCTGCGCCCGCCCGGCGTGTTTCTGCCGCAGCGCCGCCAGCTCCGCCTCGATCTCCTTGTTCTGCTGCTCCAGGTAGTGCACCTTCTCGATGTAGCCGGCGAAGCGGTCGTTcagcccctgcagctgctccttctCGTTGGAGCGGCTCAGCTTCAGCTCCGCCGCGCCGTTCAGCAGCGAGGACTGGCTGACGTCCAGGCTCTCGGCGGAGCTCAGCACCGTGGAGCCGTAGGCGGCCCGCGACGCCCCCAGGTTGGGGCGCTTGTAGGCGGAGGAGACGGTGCTGCCCGAGCCCCGCGACCACGACTGCGAGCGGAAGCCGCTGGACGGGGAGGCGCTGGCGCGGCTGTAGGTGGCCCGGGTCTCGGTCACCCGGCGGTACGAGGGGTTGCCCAGGGACTCCATGGTGTAGCTCATGGCGGGGCACTCGGGGGCGACGGGCGACGgtgctccggccgccgccgccccttaTATAGCCccgccgggcggcagcggggcggccccgcacACGTGTGCGGGGGGCGGCctccccccggccctgccccggccccgcctcccCTGCTCCGCCTCCCGTCCTCGCctcccccgcccctgccccttgccccggctcccccttcccttcccctccccttccccgctcCCCCTTCCCGGCCCTCCAGCCCCCGATGCCCCCCCGatgccccttccccatccccccttCCCCATTCCCCCTTCCCCTTGCTTACCCcgctcccttccccctcttcccccttgTCCCTTGCCactgctcctccttccccttttcccatccccttctcccttgcCCCGCTCCCCCcattcccttctctctcccccctgctccccctttcccctgctccttccctcttgcccctgctcccttctccccccttccctAGGCCATcaccctcttccttctctttctttcctttctcttctttcttttctttttctttcttttctttcttttctttcttttctttcttttctttcttttctttcttttctttctcttatttcctttcttccttttctttcttttgcttccttttctttcttttctttcttttctttcttttctcaccccccccccccccccctccccgccccgcagcAGCCATGGCGGAGCGGAGCGCGGTGCCGGCACCGGgccgctgccgggggcggcggagCAGCGCCCGGCGGAGCCCGCAGGGTagggcccggggccggggccggggccggggccggggccggggccggggctggggccggggccggggctggggctggggccggggtggCACCGGCGGCTGCAGCACCACGGGCAGCTCCCGCcgggcgcggggagcggggcgcgcCGGAGGCCGCCCTGCACCGGGCAgtcccggggcgggcgggggtgaGCAGGGGGCAGAGGGGTCCCAAGATGCAGCCCCCgcatccccccttccccaggcggGGTCTGACACTTGAAGGTCAAAAGCGGGCGGAGAAGGGAGGCTGGGTGGGTTCGCCGGGTTGCTTTGCGGCAAGGAGAGCTCCCTGCAAAGGCTTCGCCTCCGTTTGGGGTGGAGGACGGGCGCGGGCAGGGGGatctgcaggaggaggctggaTGCAGCCGTTGCAGTGCTAGAGCAGCCGGGCGGTGAACAAGAGTTTGAAAGACCCCCCTGGCATCCAAAATGCTTGATCTTGATACTTCTTCCCCCCCCcgtcttcctctcttttcctcccacccTCACATTTTAATCTAACGCTTGGTGCATTGCTTAGAAATAAATTCTCCTTCTTTGAAACCTTGTTAAAAATGATGTTTACATGGTACGATATACTTTGTATGGGTTGCATTACAGCGACTAGCTGACATCCAGACTCTGAACTCCTCTCGGATGGGTTACGGCTACATAGGCAATTGATTAgtaagctgcaaagaaaaaaaaacctgctggtgCTAGAAAAAGCACTGCTACAGCTCCCATTGCAAAGCGAAGGAACGCTGAGGGGGGCGATTTTAACTCCTCATTCAGAAAGGTGCTGAAAGTGTGTGTCTGCCTGTGTTCAGCAGTCTGCGAATTTTTAAGTAGGTGATCTTGTTAACGGGCAAAATCCTTCTCAAAGATCGCCTTCTTGCCTTTAACCTGGGACATACACggttcctgggtttgctgctgctgtgtcttCACTGTGGAGAGCCAGGGAAGTCTGAGGGACAGGGTTAAACTTTGCAAACCACATGGAACATCGTACCTCTGCTGGCTCATTAATATGATGCTGTCATAGGACTGCAGCACTGCAGTCAGCGGAGAAGTCAGAATTATCCGAGGTATCTGCTGAACTGTATTTGCAAACATAGGCGGTCAGATCCGCTGTTTAACCTCTCCAGAGTTTTAGATGATAAACGTAGAGAAAAGGTTTTCTTATAATTGAAGCAATCACAGGTTCTAAATCTGTTCCATTAATTTTGCTGAAAGTTTTCTCTGTAGGCAGAAAGCATCCCTTTGGATTTAATTGGAAGGCAAAACAAGATTACTGTCTATTATGGCATTGCATTTGGTTTCCTTTTAGGGAAAAAGATATGTTACGGTCTGGCTTATAACTGCTTTCTTCCCTGTTAAGTAAAGACTGGGAGGGAGGAACAGATCATGGTTTTATACATACGGAAAACttactgtaaaagaaaacatatgGTTAACAGAAGTGCTTGGGAGTTTTCATTATGCTTTTAATCTTCAGAAAACAAGCGAATGGTGTTGAACAGCGAGTAAGGAGGGGCACACCGAACTTTGTAATAGAACCCCCTTTCCTTAAATACCTTGATGCATGGATTGTTTTAAATCCATTTACCCAGTATGCAAAATAAATTGTTGCTTTATAATCAAGCAGTGATAGCATCTGACTTATTTATTTAATACTGAAATTCAAGCAATGCAAACTTTTATAGAATACAATAATTTTCATAATGCATATCGATTACCTTAAAAATCAGGATATTTAGATGAGAAAAAGTTTGCATTCACAGAGGCATTTACAAGCGCGTACAgaaatctttctgaaataaaatacatcattttaatttaaaacacattcttGCAATGTTCGTTTCTCATCTATAATCAGATGCAGGTGGACAATACTCCTGCTACGTTATCCTGAAGGTGATCTGAAGGTTAGAATGAGTCAGGGAAATCAGTCTAAAAGGTTGCCTTATTTCTGATGAGCACCtaatcccttttttctttctctcaataCCCACTTTGGAGATTTTGAAATGCAGACTAATATTTCTGCTTATAGGGAACTTTTTGCCTCAAAGTTTAACAAACAAGCGTCGCTACTTTGGAGCAAACAGCAACCTGATGTCTCAGGCTTtgaagcagaagggaaggaagaggcacTCCCACAGAATCGAAAAGCAGCGGCATTGATTTTAATCTTGATTATACACTATTGACAAACCTGCATTAAAGAAATACTGTAGGAGGATGAGACTGAATTCTGcagcttccttaaaaaaaaaaaaaaaggaaagaaaatacagaaggtgGAGTTGCACAGCAGCCTGACTGCTTCCAGATAAAGGAGTTTAAAATATATCCGATGATAATGAATTAACTTGAATATCTTTTAAGAAATTATAGAATCGGATGAGTAGAAGAAAAGGGGgttctgggtgggtttttttatgttacaTAGGGACAGTAGAATGAAGACAACTGGACAGATAATATAATGCAGTTGGTtggaactattaaaaaaaatatttataagcttAAAGGGGGTTTCTCTTGGTAAGTGGCTGCCTGGTTTTAATATAAGCCTGATTTAAGCTTAAGCTTAAGCAATTTAAGCCTGAATAGGTCTTAGAGATATCCATGCAAGGAGGGCAAACACTAACATCAGAAGGAATTTTGTCAGAGTGAAAAGAGAGTAAGGAAATCAGAATTTGGTCCGCTTTTTATGTTCCACACCACAGAGTAATGTAGATTGGTGTGACTCTCCAAGCCAAGATAGTTACACTGATTTATGTCAGCTGAAGACCTTGACGTCCTAGAACCTTATCTGGGCACCATAAACTTATAATAAATAATGGCCCAGATaatcagctggtgtaaactggtCTCATTCCAGCAGAGCCAAGAGAGCAAGGACGGACATTTCAGTCCAGCTGAGGATGTCCTAATATTTACATAGCGACAGCTATGGAAGGAAACATTTAGATTTATGCACTAAGGGCCTAGTCCTGTACGATGTTGGATGCTTCTTGAGCATCCAACTTGAGCTTCCTTCTCCTAAGGAAGCCATGAAGTGAGCAGCACGCACAGAAGGAGTGCACAGCACGCTGCAGGATTGGGCCATCGCGTGAAGGAGCAGGGCTAGTGTCCAGCTTCATGGGAAGCTGAACTTCTAAAaggatttactttttttgttccttttttgtaATCTGTTCAGGATCTTGAGATTTGAAACATCAGATTCTGTGGGGGGTCTAATGATGGGTTATCATGATCATTCACAAATTATCTTCAGCATCGTTTGGGGACACAGCTGGTACAATGAAGGAAAGGGGATGTAGCGGAGGGGAGGGGACTGAACCGTGGGCATTTCACCTCCGTCTGTCTCAGACTTGCTGGGAGCGGTGGCGAGGCCGGGCAGCCCGACTAATGCAGCTACGCCAGCTTTTTTGATAGCATGCCACAGCATAAAATACAAAGGTCCTAGTGGGGAACGCTTGTGCTTTCAAAAATTTatatgttcattttctttctgttctaaaCTGGACTTTCTCAAGACAGAACTGTAACACAACAACATCTTCCTAACACGTCCCACTTCTCATCATTCCCATTCAGCCAGTGGTCATATTGCAGGACCTTAAATCAAACATGTCCAGACACTTGCATTACTTTCTTCATGCAGAAATGCTTTGTGTTGCATTTGAGGATAATAAATTTCTGAAAGCACAGTCCTAAAGCAGCATTTGCGTTCAGTTTACCAGTGAATGAAAATTTCTTGCAAATTCCTACAGCTCACCCCCGAGCTCATTGCTGCGATTCGCTTTCCCCGATTTATTTGCTGCAAGATAAATGTACAGACCTGTTTCCTTCAATGTCAATACCAAGAATTTGACAGCTACAAGCATACTTCAGTCATTTACTAACTTCAAAAAGCTAAACATTTACCATACCGCCTacatttttcagtgatgttttccttgcatttttaaaaCGCTGCATTGCACACTGATTTTATAACGTCTGTAATGCAATGTTCTCTTTCATGGCCACCTCCTGCCTTGTTTCAAAGGGCCAATTCTTTAGCTTGTGTGAATTCACAAAGGACCAGCAATGCTGAATTACTCCAGTGAAGGACTTAGCCTAGAGTCTTATGATTAATAATAGAGAGAGATTCAGGAAAAGTTTCAGATCCTGCTATAAATTACTGCAGCTTTCTCTGGCATTATATGGGATAATGGTATTCACTTGGGTAAGAAGGAAAGGGACATTTTGTGCCTCCATCTCCATGACAGCTATTCATGTCTCTGATTTTCCACAAATATATTCAAGCAACATATTGAGTCCTTGGCCAGCAAAAGCCCTGTCCACGCTACTTGAACTGGATGTTGAACTCAGTTCCACTGCTTCTTTAAACTGCTCTTTGACCAATTAACTATAGATGTGTGATGAACTTGCTATGTGAAAAGCAGACTCAGCACACAAACGAACTGTGACCCTTCTTAATGACAACATTTCTGAAGCAATGGCCATGTACATTAGACAGATATTGGAAATTTGGTTCCTACCAGAGAATTGCTTTGTAGATTCCCATACCCGAGAAGCCAAAACCtgacaaagcagaaataaaactgcCTAGAGCAGCTTTTTTTAGGCAGAAAGAGTTTGGAGGTGAAGGTTAATGAAATAGAGTCAGAAGCAAACTTGCACCTACTCAAGAAAAGGAATGAGCTTAGATGAAGACGCTGAGCCTCAGTTTCCTTTCTGGTACCATTCTTTTATATCATCAGTTGAACAGAGGTGCACCTCTGATGCTATAGCCCTGTTACAATCCCAGAGTGATGTAAATGGGTTTGGGTGCAGTATTGGAGTTAGATCCTCTGCCCGCGTATcagcaaataatgaaaaaacatagcagctatAAGACCGCTCTAAGGGCTCCAATCACAATGACGCTCAGTGCCTTTCTGTTAATGTCACTGTCTTTCAACCATAGTAGCACCATTTCATCACAGCCAGCTTTAGCCAAATACCTCAGTAGAATTAACTCACGTGCCGACCGGGAGGAGTGGATCCAGGTGCGGCATAAACGAGTGTGGAGAGTGTCCCGATGCTTCAGATGGCGGTTCAGGCCCAGTGGATACCCAACACTGCCTTTGATGAGACTGAAAGTACTGATTTATCCCTGGACTGAAAAAAGGGTTCATCGCAGAGAAAGATCTGCAGAGTTTACATGGTTTAAAACTAGTTTCAGTGGGTTGTTGCAAATGAATTTGTCAGAGAGAACTGGAGTTGATGGGGGGGTACACAATGGGTCAGTCAAGGTACTACTGTACATTTAGACTGGGCTTGGA from Aptenodytes patagonicus chromosome 24, bAptPat1.pri.cur, whole genome shotgun sequence encodes:
- the NEFM gene encoding neurofilament medium polypeptide gives rise to the protein MSYTMESLGNPSYRRVTETRATYSRASASPSSGFRSQSWSRGSGSTVSSAYKRPNLGASRAAYGSTVLSSAESLDVSQSSLLNGAAELKLSRSNEKEQLQGLNDRFAGYIEKVHYLEQQNKEIEAELAALRQKHAGRAQLSDAYEQELRELRGALEQVSHEKAQIQLDSEHIEEDIQRLRERFEDEARLRDETEATIRALRKEMEEASLMRAELDKKVQSLQDEVAFLRGNHEEEVAELLAQLQASHATVERKDYLKTDLTTALKEIRAQLECQSDHNMHQAEEWFKCRYAKLTEAAEQNKEAIRSAKEEIAEYRRQLQSKSIELESVRGTKESLERQLSDIEERHNNDLSTYQDTIHQLENELRGTKWEMARHLREYQDLLNVKMALDIEIAAYRKLLEGEETRFSAFSGSITGPIFTHRQPSVTIASTKIQKTKIEPPKLKVQHKFVEEIIEETKVEDEKSEMEDALAAIAEEMAAKAQQEEQEEEKAEEAAVEEEIVSEKAAAEQAAAPEEEEKEEEEAEEEEAAKSDAAEEGGSEKEEIEEKEEGEEAEEEGEEAEAKGKAEEVAAKVEKVKTPPSKSPPKSPPKSPVTEPAKAVQKETAAEAGKEQKVEKGGEKPAKEEEKAASPEKPATPKVTSPDKAATPEKPVTPEKPATPEKTATPEKPRSPEKPATPEKPRSPEKPATPEKPRSPEKPATPEKPHSPEKPASPVKDEKAVVEETITVTKVTKISAEVEKESRKEDIAVNGEVEEKKQEAESKEKEVEEEDKGVVTNGLDVSPIDEKGEKIVVTKKAEKITGEGGDSTTTYITKSVTVTQKVEEHEESFEEKLVSTKKVEKVTSHAVVKEIKETE